CAAGCCTTGGTCATCAAGCACTGCCGAACTCAACTTCTCGTAAACTGCTGCCACGGACGCTAGATGGCGCTGCTCCGGGTAATGGCGCAGGAGAGCCTGTGCAGTTCGCCTGACATCGTCCGGCACCGCTAGGTTCTGCTTCAGGCTCAATAGGAATTCTCTTGTCTCCAGCACAGCTTTGGTCCGCTCATCTGGCATCGTCATTGGCCAGACCCTTCATCGCTCGTCATCGTCACCGACAAAAACCACCGGCTTGGGCTTGGTATTCAGATACGTGGTTTTGCGTCTCAACGAAGCTGCCTCCTCGGGAGTCCCCTGGAACGAATGGCCTGGATCCAGGTATTGCTTACCTCCTGTGCAGGTGAACAGCCGCGAGACCCTACCGTCCTCGGTTCTGCCTTCCTCAACCTGCTCAATGAACCCCAGCTCCATGTCATAACTAGCGGACGCCTGTCTGGGCAGAAGAATGCTTATTCCATGGCTCGCGACACCGGGTTCAACCAGTCTGAGCGCGTCGTCGAACTGACTCACGAGAAACCGTTGCCAATTCGCCTCCCCTTCCTCCACGTCATAGAGAACTTCGACGATGTAGATCGGAATATTCAGGCCCAGCTCGACCATCGCGTAAAACCGCTCGCCCATGGGGAGTACGCCTTTGTCGAGGAAATCGTTGATCAGCCAGCTTGCGTGGGTCGTGAAAATCACTAGGTCCTCCGTTGGAATACTGTCGGCACGAACTGGCTTGCCGAACCGTGCGCCGCATCATACCGCAGACTATAGTCCGTAGACCATGAGTCGCACCAGTGGTGTTCTGCGCTCATGGAACAACAGAAACCTATCCAGGCCGCGTTTGGCTCAGTGCTGCGTACTTCGCGTCGCAATGCGGGGCTGTCTCAGGAAGCGTTGGCGCTCGATTGCGGACTCGATCGCACCTACATCTCGCTGCTTGAACGCGGCCTCCGGCAACCAACCCTGGAGTCCCTTTTCGCGATAGGTAGAAGCTTGCGCGTCGCACCTCATCAGCTCGTTAAGAAGGTCGAAGATTCACTGAGCTAATCAAGCTCCGTTCTTGCCAGTGGAATTGCCCTATTCCGATAATTAGACGACCCACGTCCCTACCACCTCACCGTACGCTTCCCATCCTGGGGTGCGCTTGCTGCTTTGACGTTTGTTGAGAGAATCCCCGGTATACGGTTGCCAGGCCTGACGAAACGGACCTCGGCGGCTCTTGCTCAACATGCCGGTTTCCTGATTGATGCCTCGTATCGCTAAAGAATTATCCGCAACGGAAGTCAGACGATTGACCGCTCCGGGGCTCTACGCCGTTGGAGGCGTACCGGGGCTTTTGCTCCAGGTCGGCTCCGGACAATCACGCTCCTGGGTCCTACGCACCATGGTCGGAAGCAGACGTCGAGACATTGGTTTGGGCGGTTTTCCCGCTGTGACCCTGGCCGATGCACGGCTCACCGCTCGGGAGATGCGAGATTCGATTCGCTCCGGCATTGATCCCATCGAGGAGCGCAAGCAGGCCAAGGCCTCGCTTGTGGCCAGTCAGGCGCAAAGGCGCACCTTCGCCGAGCTGGCTCGCGAGGTGTATGCGGTCAAGCAGCTGGAGTTTAAAAACGCAAAGCACTCAGCCCAATGGATCAATACGCTCGAAACCTATGCGTTCCCGCACTTCGGTGATCGGGCCATCGCTGAAATCAGCGCTGACGATGTCCTTGGCGCGCTTCGCGATCTCTGGTTGACTAAGAACGAAACCGCTACACGTGTCCGCCAGCGGATGGATAATGTGTTCACCTACGCCATCCAGAATCGCTACTGCAGCGGCCCTAGTCCGGCATCTTGGGCGGAGTCGCTGAAGGGCCGGCTGCCGGACCCTTCCAAGCTGGTCAAGAAAGCCGGAGGGAAGAAACACCATCCGCGTGTGTCGATCGAGGCGGTGCCGGGCTTCATGAAAGACCTCATGACACGAGAATCTGTCAGTGCTCGCGCCCTCGCCTTCGCCGTTCTCACCGCAGCACGATCTGGCGAAATTCGAAGCGCCGCCTGGGATGAAATCGATCTTCAAAGTCGTGTCTGGACCGTGCCGGCTGAACGGATGAAATCCGGTCGGCTGCATAGGGTGCCGCTGTCGAGCGAGGCTGTACGTCTGCTCGAATCCTGCTCTCGCACGCGCGGATCGAGGCTTATATTTCCCGGCAAGGGTGGCAATCCGTTGTCCGATAACACGCTGTCGAAACTGATCAAGAACATGCACGAGCAGGCCGTGAAAAAGGGCGGCACGGGATATATCGACAAACAACAAGGGCGCATCGCGACTCCGCATGGCACGGCTCGTAGTACGTTTAAGGACTGGTCGCGACGCAACACCAGTTATCGCATGCCCAGCGGCGATGTGAGCAGCTTTCCGGATGAGTGGGCTGAGCTGGCTCTAGCTCACGTCAATGATGACGCCACCCGAGCGGCTTATGCTCGGGACGAGCTACTCGAAGAGCGACGGATTCTTATGCAGGCTTGGGCCGATTATGTGATGTCTGGCCAGGGGAAGCGGCGCTGAGTTCAGCGCTCGCCTCGGACTGATTACGACTGGGAGCGTTTCTCGCGCTCCGCCTTCATGAATGGCTTCGGCGGCGTTCCGGCCTTGTCACATAGCTTCCACAACTCAACCAGCGCATAGTAGTGGTTCGCTAGGGTGGTATCGGCCAGCTGCATCATCCGTTCACTGCGCCAATAGCGAATCACCTGTCTGGCACCGATTTGCAGAGGCGAGGTGAGACCCTCCGATGCGCAGAACTGTGCAAACTGGATCATCCTCGCGTGCTGCTGCCTGCGGTTTTTTTTGCCGCCTTTCTTGCGATAGGCCCTGGTGCGTTGGTGAACTGCCTGGATTAGCGGGTGCATCGCAGGCCTCCTACATACGCAGCTACGACGCTGATCCGATTATGGCCCAGCTCACGGGAAATGATGCGTCGGGCATCATGATCGATCTGCCGGTCAACAATCCGTCCTGAAACCACCGGCGCGGGATGACCGGTCAGCTCGGCGTAACGCCGACAGGCATAGGCCGCTCGCAGGTCATGGTATTTGTGGATACGGTGCGCCTTCAGCGTTAACCGCGCTGCCTTGAGTTGCCCCTCTCTAAAGTTTTTCCAGTCGAGATCCGACGGTATTACTGATCTCCCCTGGCTCTGGACGCTCGCAGCGGTTCGTAGGGCGGCGAACTGATCTATACGGATCACGGGCACGGTTCTGGATCTGCCACCTTTGGTGCCGTCAGTCACGTCGATCGAACCGTGCATTTCCGCCTGCCTCAGTGCTTTCGCGGCATCAAGCAGCGAAGCTTCCTTAAGGCGCAAGCCAAGGCTTTTGGCGAGAAGCGTTACTGCAGCTGCTGCGGTTTGCCCCTTGCTCCGCATGTCCTCGACCGCTGACTGCACATCTGCATCATCCATCCCGGACGGGGCGAATCTTCGAACAGCCACGCGCCGCGCGATGCCGCAGTCAGCCACCGGCTTGACTGTGCGCCAAGACCGATTGGCCAAATGCATGACGGTATTCACCGCACTAACCAACCGCTGCGCGTACGCCGCGGCGTAGAGGTCGTCTAGCACATCGTCAGCCAGACCCTCTCCGTACGATTTCACCAAATCGAAGGTGATCTGTTCGAGGCGTCTGATGCCCAGTTCGTAGGCATGCTCGGCGAACTTCAGCCACGCCTGATCGACACTGGCAATTGACTGGAAAGAAAGGGACTTCTTAGCTGCTTCTCTGTTGAGCAGCAGGCGCCCCGCTGCTCGCATGTTTCGGGTTCCAACTCCGGCATTTCGCATAGTCATAAAAATACTTCGATCGATGCATAGTGAGGGGGCCGCCGCCGTACAGTTCGGTCATGAGCTGTCTGACGACCCCGGTTATTTTTCGCTCATGGCCGAAAAACCGTACGGTCAGTTCTGTTTGCGCTCGATTCGTTCGAGGCGGACGCAAGCGAGTGACGTTAAGTGCGGGTGTCACAGTCCCGGTATTTGCGATTGCCACGTTTCTTTCTCCTACAGGTGCTGGCCGGGCGCGCTACGCCCCGAGATGGGGACGAGCAACCTATCCGCGGATGAAGTTATGGACGTATGGAAGTGCTTTTCACGCGTTTTCACGCTGCGAGCGTTGGCTGGAAGCCCCGGGAGTCGGCGTCTCCAGAGGTTTTTTTTCAATCCGTTACTGTCGAGACGATCTCTTCGAACGGCGGGGTCGCTTAGGCTTCAGTCGCTTGGTTACGATCATAGGATCGGGACACTTGGCATGGGCTTATCGGGGTCGGTAGAACAACCGTTTATTGGAGGCTGGACGGGGCCAGCACTTAGGGAAGTGAGCAGAAGCTCGTATTGCTAATACATCGATTTGAATAGCCGGACGGACCGGCGTGAGAAAAAGCTGTTTGTTTCGAGCGCCCAGCTAGCGCTGCTGAGCCTGGATCAGCCAGGACTCGGGTCGAACGTGCGCAGTATAGACGCGCCTCCTGCGGTAGGTGATGGCTGTAATTCACCTTTTTTCGCAATAGGACCGCTAGCAACCAAAGCGGTGGACGTTTGGGGGCTCGCTATCTGCTGCCTCGTGCCGGCGGGAGTCGGTTTAACGAAGAGCCATCTAGCCGGATAATGTACTGGTGCGTCGAAGTGTACCTGTAGGTTCACAATGAGTACCTTTCGCTATCGAAACGCATGCACTCGATGTAACGGTTCACGATGAAGGACTGACAAAGGTAGCCGTTGTGAACCTACAGGTTCACAACGGCTACCTTTATAGAAATCGGAAGACCCGACCCCGACACTTCCGATCTGCGGTTGACGAACCGCTCAGCTTTCATACATTACGTTCCTGCGGAGCCACCAACGACTGCTAGGCTTGTGCTCGATTTTGAGAACTACGCCCTGCCCTCCTACGATTTAACACGTTACGCTTCGCCCCTCAGACGAAGTATCACCAGCGCAGCGTGACCGACCTCTCTATCGGATTAGCTCATCCGCAGCGGCACTAGCAGTCCTCCTGGCTGAATGCCTTTTCTCGTTGAAGGCGAAAGGAGTCGCTATGCAGCCCAGCCAGACTGAGCGGACTGAACGCACGTTTATGATCTTTGGAATCTGCGCGCTGGTCGTTCTGCTGACCATCGGAGCCGCAGCCGTCGACGCATTCGTGCGAGGTGTTGCTCCAGACGAAATTGTGCGAGCGCTATTTGCAGGCGAAGCCGCTGTTCTATTTTATCCAACCACCATGCTTTGCCTTGCATGCTTCTGGATGGTTCTCTATTTGCGGCTGGGACGCGAATCATGACGGGCGCTGATGTAAGCCTTTACTTACCGGATGCGGTGTCAATCGCTTCTGGTCGAACTGTTCATTCAAGCCTAACCTTGCGCTTAGGGATGAGGCAGGAATCCACCGGATAGGGTTACGGAAAACGCCAGGACGGCAGACCTCAAGGATGACCAAGGACGGATCGGTCAGCTTGGATGACCGGAAGAATCGAAAGAACCTCGCTTCGGCGAGGTTTTTTTATGCGCGATGCGAGAGTAGCGCGGTAGACCATCGCATCAGCACCACTTCGAAACGTTCATCGGCGGCCTCGCGAAGCTCGTTGTGACAAATGCAACGGCGTTATACTGTATGCACATACAGTACTAGCAAAGGCATGCGTCATGAGCACTGCAGATATTCTTGCGCCCCTTGGTAGCTCCGCCATCGAGCTTCCCTTTTTTTCAGCCCGGGTTCCTGCCGGGTTTCCTAGCCCTGCTCAAGACCACATGGAGCAGTCGATTTCATTGGATGCGTTGCTGGATATCGATGCCCCGCATACCTATCTGGTGCGGGCCCATGGCGACAGCATGGTCGGAGCAGGCATCTTCGACGAAGACGTGCTGATCGTCAGCCGCGCCGCCACGCCGAAGCACGGCGACATCATCATCGCAGCTATCAATGGCGACACGTTCGTGAAGCGCCTGACGTTCCAGTCAGGCCAGGTCGTGCTCTGTTCAGAAAATCCCAAGTACCCGCCACGCTATATCCTGGAAGGCGATGAGCTGCTGGTATGGGGCGTTGTGACCGACAGCATCCGCCGGCACGGTAACCATGCCTGACCGTGCCATAGCTCTTATTGACTGCAACTCGTTCTATGCTTCATGCGAAAGAGTTTTTCGGCCCGATTTGCTTCGGACCCCTATCGTTGTGCTAAGCAACAACGATGGCTGCGTCATTGCCCGGTCAGCCGATGCCAAGCCGTTCGTGAAAATGGGTGCGCCGTATTTTCAGATCAAGGACGTATTGCGACAGCACGGCATCCTGGCCTTCTCCAGTAACTACGAGCTGTATTAAGTTAAGTGGAATGCTTTTGAGCTAGTCTGATTTCGTTGACGCTCAGGGGACGCCCCATGACCACTCTGCCTTTGCACGCTCAAGTGTTAACTCGCCATCCCAGTGTTCAAGAGTGGCTGGAGCTACTGGGTAATCTGGGGCGTGCGCCGGCCACCCTTGACGCCTATGGCCGTGGCCTTTCGCATTATTTATTACATTGCGAAGGACGCGGGTTGAGACCCGAATTCGCGACATTCGAACAGGTCACGCTCTACATCCGTGAGCTGTTACCGGGCGCAAAGAATGCAGTAGCAAATTCGACCTTGCAGCAACGACTCACCGCCATCAGGTTGTGGTACGACCACCTGGTTTTCCAGGGGCTTCGCAAGCAAAACCCTGTCCCTCGTGGGCAACATGGTCGGCTGTTACAAGTACCTGGACATGAAGGGTTCGTCAGGGGCCTAGTCCCACGGCTAACTAAGCTGCCGCAGATTCCGACCGATGAGCAATGGCGTCACTTTCTCGGTATTGCGGCCAGGTCGTCTATCCGTGATCGGCTCATGCTGTCGCTGGCGTATTTTGGGGCTCTCCGCCGCTCCGAGTTGGTAGCTTTGCGCATTGAAGATTTAGACGTTGCACATCGCCTGATTTCGGTTCGGGCAGAAACGACCAAGGGCAAACGCAGCCGTGTTGTGTGCTATAGCCCAAACATTGCACCCACCTTAATTGAGCATCTATATGCTCTTCGCGGCGCGGGCTGGATAAGGGGTTCGTTGTTTCGATCTGAGTCGGACCGTAATCGAGGCTCGTCACTGACCCGTTGGACGTGGAGTAAAACGGTCGAAGGGTGGGCCAGGGAAGCGAACCTACCGCACCTGAGCACGCACACCTTTCGCCACCTTCGGCTTACCCATCTGGCCCGTGCTGGCTGGAAGCTTCATGAATTAACCACATATGCTGGGCATCGAGACCCCAAGACTACTTTGATTTACCTTCACCTATCGGGCGCGGATCTGACTGCAAAGATGGCGCATTCCGTGGGCAGTCTGGATGCTCGCATGGTCTCTGAACTCTTCGAGCATCAGGCATCGCAATGACCGCTCCCTCCGTCACCCCTTATGTTCCGTTCGATGCGAGCCAGTACGAACGTCAAAGCGACCTATCGAATCTGGAGCTGACCATACCTTCAAATCGCCTTCACCGCTCAGACTGGAGCTACCTCGAAGCCGAGCTCCCCGGGCTCATGCGGCCGCTGGCTGATCTAGCGGCTCATAGCGGCGTTTCTCAGCGACTCGCGATCTCGTCGGTGGGAGCCATTCTGTGGAACGTTAGAAAGACTGGTATACCCTACTGGCATTGGTCTGAACCGCAGTGGATGACTCTGCTTCATGGTCGAGCGGGGTCACGGCCGTATCTCGCTTCCGTCGCCTACCACCTTGGCGGTTTTCACACCCCGCAGCGTATCGCCAAATTCCGGCAGCCGGCCATATACGCGTCTGTTATCTTCGGCCATGAAGTGTTCAGACATGAGCACGCTCGCTTGAGCCAATCCTTGAGATCGCTGGGCTACGCTGCCCGCCATCTTGAGCAGTTCCTTTCCAGTGTGCTGGGAGCCTTGATGTTAGAAAACGGCGATCCGCGACTGGAGACGTTTACTGAGGAACTGCTGCTCAAAGGCCAACAGCATCGAAGCGAAGGTATCGCGAGATCAGTCGGTAAGGTGTCTCACGGCCTCGCTGCCATGGGAATTTTGGCGAAACCTTTGCGCATGCGAGGCTATATCTCTTGGCGGGAAAAAAGCATCGAAGGTATCGACGCTACTTGGACAATGTGGTGTCGCCGTTGGCGAGAAACCTCCACCTTACGCCCCCGCACACGTGAAAGTAATTACAGTTTGATATTGAGAGTCGGTGTCTGGCTAGCGCGGGAGCAGCCAAGCATTTCCGCGCCGACCGATTGGAGCATGTCCACTTGCGCTGCGTTTATCGGTGCTGTTGACCGGATGACGGTCGGTGAGTGGGCTTTGGAGTCGGCAAAGGGAACGCAGCTTAAAGGACTTGGCCAACCTATCGCTGCCAACTCCAAGCGTGGCTTTCTGCATGCCTTGCGACG
Above is a window of Halopseudomonas nanhaiensis DNA encoding:
- a CDS encoding helix-turn-helix domain-containing protein: MEQQKPIQAAFGSVLRTSRRNAGLSQEALALDCGLDRTYISLLERGLRQPTLESLFAIGRSLRVAPHQLVKKVEDSLS
- a CDS encoding tyrosine-type recombinase/integrase — protein: MTTLPLHAQVLTRHPSVQEWLELLGNLGRAPATLDAYGRGLSHYLLHCEGRGLRPEFATFEQVTLYIRELLPGAKNAVANSTLQQRLTAIRLWYDHLVFQGLRKQNPVPRGQHGRLLQVPGHEGFVRGLVPRLTKLPQIPTDEQWRHFLGIAARSSIRDRLMLSLAYFGALRRSELVALRIEDLDVAHRLISVRAETTKGKRSRVVCYSPNIAPTLIEHLYALRGAGWIRGSLFRSESDRNRGSSLTRWTWSKTVEGWAREANLPHLSTHTFRHLRLTHLARAGWKLHELTTYAGHRDPKTTLIYLHLSGADLTAKMAHSVGSLDARMVSELFEHQASQ
- a CDS encoding LexA family protein → MSTADILAPLGSSAIELPFFSARVPAGFPSPAQDHMEQSISLDALLDIDAPHTYLVRAHGDSMVGAGIFDEDVLIVSRAATPKHGDIIIAAINGDTFVKRLTFQSGQVVLCSENPKYPPRYILEGDELLVWGVVTDSIRRHGNHA
- a CDS encoding BPSL0761 family protein is translated as MTMPDERTKAVLETREFLLSLKQNLAVPDDVRRTAQALLRHYPEQRHLASVAAVYEKLSSAVLDDQGLALLLMSPVFDYPGDGDTPIPKRIRPETP
- a CDS encoding tyrosine-type recombinase/integrase, with product MPRIAKELSATEVRRLTAPGLYAVGGVPGLLLQVGSGQSRSWVLRTMVGSRRRDIGLGGFPAVTLADARLTAREMRDSIRSGIDPIEERKQAKASLVASQAQRRTFAELAREVYAVKQLEFKNAKHSAQWINTLETYAFPHFGDRAIAEISADDVLGALRDLWLTKNETATRVRQRMDNVFTYAIQNRYCSGPSPASWAESLKGRLPDPSKLVKKAGGKKHHPRVSIEAVPGFMKDLMTRESVSARALAFAVLTAARSGEIRSAAWDEIDLQSRVWTVPAERMKSGRLHRVPLSSEAVRLLESCSRTRGSRLIFPGKGGNPLSDNTLSKLIKNMHEQAVKKGGTGYIDKQQGRIATPHGTARSTFKDWSRRNTSYRMPSGDVSSFPDEWAELALAHVNDDATRAAYARDELLEERRILMQAWADYVMSGQGKRR
- a CDS encoding integrase domain-containing protein, encoding MRAAGRLLLNREAAKKSLSFQSIASVDQAWLKFAEHAYELGIRRLEQITFDLVKSYGEGLADDVLDDLYAAAYAQRLVSAVNTVMHLANRSWRTVKPVADCGIARRVAVRRFAPSGMDDADVQSAVEDMRSKGQTAAAAVTLLAKSLGLRLKEASLLDAAKALRQAEMHGSIDVTDGTKGGRSRTVPVIRIDQFAALRTAASVQSQGRSVIPSDLDWKNFREGQLKAARLTLKAHRIHKYHDLRAAYACRRYAELTGHPAPVVSGRIVDRQIDHDARRIISRELGHNRISVVAAYVGGLRCTR